In one Nitrososphaerota archaeon genomic region, the following are encoded:
- a CDS encoding MmgE/PrpD family protein has translation MELADRLAQYVLSTKYSGLNGRTVKEMETRIVDALGCAIGAFYEEPVRIARRSVEGLSRGGGSTILGTAFSTSPDLATFVNGLMVRYFDFNDTYLSKEPAHPSDNLAPCFAVAETEGSTGKDLIAAAVAAYEIQCRLCDAADIRHRGWDHVNYGLVSSSLAAAKLMGLGRKEATHSVNIALNGHIAMRQVRAGELSMWKGASFANAARNGVFAATLAREGMTGPAPIFEGEMGFFKQVSGPFDLDTESFGGRRGSYRVNETYVKYWPAEYHAQSAIWAALEVRKKVKDVRGLESVLVETHEAGYTILGKGREKWAPGTKETADHSLPFIVGMALLRGKVDNSTYSARNLKDPANIAFLEKIRVVEDPGLTAKYPDRGMPNRIRVREAGGKEAKAQVDVPRGHPRNPMSKEDVEAKFLGLCGGHLGKARAKDALRRLWKLEEEKDMGEVLGLLRVKKRSNA, from the coding sequence GTGGAGTTAGCCGACCGGCTGGCGCAGTACGTGCTCTCGACGAAGTATTCCGGCCTGAACGGAAGGACGGTCAAGGAGATGGAGACGAGGATCGTGGATGCGCTCGGCTGTGCCATCGGAGCATTCTACGAAGAGCCCGTCAGGATCGCAAGACGGTCAGTGGAGGGGTTGAGCCGGGGCGGCGGGTCAACGATTCTGGGGACCGCCTTCAGCACCTCACCCGACCTGGCGACCTTCGTCAACGGGCTGATGGTTCGCTACTTCGATTTCAACGACACCTACCTTTCGAAGGAGCCGGCGCACCCGAGCGACAACCTGGCTCCGTGCTTCGCAGTGGCCGAGACCGAAGGCTCGACCGGGAAGGACCTCATCGCAGCGGCCGTGGCAGCCTACGAAATCCAGTGCAGGCTCTGCGACGCGGCTGACATCAGGCACCGGGGCTGGGACCACGTCAACTACGGGCTCGTTTCGTCGTCCCTGGCAGCCGCGAAGCTGATGGGGCTCGGCAGGAAGGAGGCGACCCATTCAGTGAACATCGCGCTCAACGGCCACATAGCCATGAGGCAGGTGAGGGCGGGCGAGCTCTCCATGTGGAAAGGGGCCTCGTTCGCCAACGCCGCAAGGAACGGAGTGTTCGCGGCGACCCTGGCGAGGGAGGGGATGACCGGACCTGCCCCCATCTTCGAAGGGGAGATGGGTTTCTTCAAACAGGTGTCGGGACCCTTCGATCTCGACACCGAGTCGTTCGGGGGGAGAAGGGGGAGCTACAGAGTCAACGAAACCTACGTGAAGTATTGGCCGGCGGAATACCACGCGCAGTCAGCCATCTGGGCGGCCCTCGAGGTCCGAAAGAAAGTCAAGGACGTCCGGGGCCTGGAATCCGTGCTGGTGGAGACACACGAGGCAGGCTACACCATCCTAGGGAAGGGCAGGGAGAAGTGGGCCCCGGGAACCAAGGAGACCGCCGACCACAGCCTGCCGTTCATCGTGGGGATGGCGCTGCTCAGGGGGAAGGTGGACAACTCGACCTACTCCGCGCGCAACCTCAAAGACCCTGCGAACATCGCCTTCCTAGAGAAGATCAGGGTCGTCGAGGACCCAGGGCTCACGGCTAAGTACCCCGATAGGGGGATGCCCAACAGGATCAGGGTCAGGGAGGCGGGAGGGAAGGAGGCAAAGGCCCAGGTCGACGTCCCGAGGGGACATCCGAGGAACCCGATGTCCAAGGAGGACGTGGAGGCAAAGTTCCTTGGCCTCTGCGGAGGGCACCTTGGCAAGGCACGGGCGAAGGATGCCCTCAGGCGGCTGTGGAAGCTCGAGGAGGAGAAGGACATGGGCGAGGTCCTTGGGCTCCTTCGCGTCAAAAAGCGCTCGAACGCTTAA
- a CDS encoding LLM class flavin-dependent oxidoreductase, which produces MRIALGFNPVLGMAEAALLASNAEKLGFDSIWMHESLFQRDVVTYLSAMAAATTRLRLGSGVINTFTRHPVTAATTFATLSELSGGRVTLGIGLGSFPTIPLIGHQIFPVEKTKPMRRIKEYVQVVKMVWEGKKVDFEGEFFQVHNLTLGFKVASEVPIFIASLSPKTQAFAATVADGVILSPALNSAWGTERMVGNVKRGEAKRGKSVERASYMLTSLDPDPRKATQAVRDYYFFLYQLSEVVRPEVLAPYGVTEDQVKPMKEAWKRGDLPEAKRLIPDQAIESLTITGNGDHASERLEDYAKAGVTLPIAMPIGNVEYAMGELARARD; this is translated from the coding sequence TTGAGAATCGCCCTCGGTTTCAACCCGGTATTGGGCATGGCAGAGGCGGCCCTTCTCGCCTCGAATGCCGAGAAGCTGGGATTCGACTCGATCTGGATGCACGAAAGCCTGTTCCAGCGCGACGTGGTCACCTACCTTTCGGCCATGGCTGCGGCTACGACCAGGTTACGGCTGGGTTCAGGGGTGATCAATACTTTCACTAGGCACCCGGTGACTGCCGCGACGACCTTCGCCACACTCTCGGAGCTTTCTGGGGGTAGGGTTACTCTGGGGATAGGCCTCGGAAGCTTCCCTACGATTCCATTGATAGGCCATCAGATCTTTCCTGTGGAGAAGACCAAACCTATGCGTCGCATCAAGGAGTACGTCCAGGTGGTGAAGATGGTCTGGGAAGGGAAAAAGGTCGATTTCGAGGGCGAATTCTTCCAGGTGCACAACCTGACCTTGGGGTTCAAGGTCGCGAGCGAGGTCCCAATCTTCATCGCGTCTCTCTCCCCCAAGACCCAGGCATTCGCCGCGACCGTCGCGGACGGCGTCATACTTTCTCCCGCCCTGAACAGCGCCTGGGGGACCGAGCGCATGGTGGGAAACGTGAAGAGGGGGGAGGCCAAGAGAGGCAAGTCAGTGGAGAGGGCCTCGTACATGCTGACATCCCTTGACCCCGACCCGAGGAAGGCCACACAGGCGGTCAGGGACTACTACTTCTTCCTCTACCAGCTTTCGGAGGTCGTGCGTCCAGAGGTCCTCGCTCCCTACGGGGTAACCGAGGATCAAGTGAAGCCAATGAAAGAAGCGTGGAAGAGGGGGGACCTCCCAGAGGCGAAGCGGCTGATCCCCGACCAGGCGATCGAGTCGCTAACCATCACAGGCAACGGAGACCACGCTTCGGAGAGGCTGGAGGATTATGCGAAGGCAGGTGTGACCCTCCCCATTGCCATGCCAATCGGGAACGTCGAGTACGCCATGGGCGAACTGGCGCGAGCCAGAGACTAG